The Acidianus manzaensis genome has a window encoding:
- a CDS encoding acyl-CoA dehydrogenase family protein, with protein sequence MVFPFKSIEDFTIDLNQDHELLREAIREFSETKISQFVEKGEKERDLPKELKEEAKNIGLYGLDVPTEYGGQGGDYLSLLVASEEISRIWTSFSTFFLIQWMVNRALLKYGNSDLKKKLKETATGEKIGAFANTEPDAGSDVAGMKSTAKRINDHYVINARKIFITNGDFADYYLITARTSPSEPNARWKGISMFLVEKENVKVLSRIETTGLKASHTAEISLEDVKVPAENLVGEEGQGFKYAVESFDYARTIVSAQALGIGQSAFEKLSNYSLQRKSFDKKIAEFQLVQQKISESLADLETARLLTYWAGTLYKKEKMNEYIMIASLAKFHSTESAEKIILRAMTAHGGYGVSVSTGLERLLRDIQILKTYEGTNDIQRISAARQFYYRFMGVKI encoded by the coding sequence ATGGTCTTTCCATTTAAATCAATCGAAGACTTCACTATAGATTTAAACCAGGATCATGAACTACTGAGAGAAGCGATAAGAGAATTTTCTGAAACTAAAATATCTCAATTCGTAGAGAAAGGAGAAAAAGAAAGAGATCTTCCAAAAGAACTTAAAGAAGAAGCTAAAAATATAGGACTTTACGGTCTAGATGTACCTACAGAATACGGAGGGCAAGGGGGAGATTATCTTTCCTTATTGGTTGCATCAGAAGAAATTTCAAGAATTTGGACTTCATTTTCTACATTTTTCCTTATACAATGGATGGTTAATAGAGCATTATTAAAGTATGGAAATTCAGATTTAAAGAAAAAATTGAAAGAAACTGCAACTGGAGAAAAAATAGGAGCTTTTGCTAATACTGAGCCAGATGCAGGCTCTGACGTAGCTGGAATGAAATCAACAGCAAAAAGAATAAATGATCACTATGTAATAAACGCTAGAAAAATATTCATTACCAATGGAGATTTTGCAGATTATTATCTGATAACAGCTAGAACGTCACCATCAGAACCTAACGCTAGATGGAAAGGAATCAGCATGTTCCTTGTTGAAAAAGAAAATGTAAAAGTATTAAGCAGAATAGAAACAACAGGATTAAAAGCATCTCACACTGCTGAGATAAGTCTAGAAGATGTAAAAGTACCAGCGGAAAACCTAGTTGGAGAAGAAGGACAAGGATTTAAATATGCAGTAGAATCATTTGATTACGCTAGAACTATAGTCTCAGCTCAAGCATTGGGAATAGGCCAATCAGCGTTTGAAAAACTATCGAATTATTCTTTACAAAGAAAATCTTTTGATAAAAAGATTGCAGAATTTCAACTTGTTCAACAGAAAATAAGCGAATCTTTAGCTGATTTAGAAACTGCTAGACTTCTTACTTACTGGGCTGGAACTTTATATAAAAAAGAAAAAATGAATGAGTACATAATGATAGCATCTTTAGCTAAATTTCACTCTACAGAATCTGCTGAAAAAATAATATTAAGAGCTATGACAGCGCATGGGGGATACGGAGTTTCAGTGTCAACAGGTTTAGAAAGACTGCTTAGAGATATTCAAATACTAAAAACTTATGAGGGAACAAACGACATCCAAAGAATTAGCGCTGCAAGGCAATTTTACTATAGATTTATGGGCGTAAAGATATGA
- a CDS encoding PaaI family thioesterase, whose amino-acid sequence MMEEDFNSLLYKNEALFRFMGIKFTKVDKGFAELSLDYKDELTRIGGILHGAIIFASMDYAGSYAVKSLGVKDAFTIQFNILFIKQMKDPPFKFIGKVIKQTKKYAYVDVEGYSKDELSAKGSGVWHIINDRE is encoded by the coding sequence ATGATGGAAGAAGATTTCAATTCATTACTATACAAAAATGAAGCATTATTCAGATTTATGGGAATAAAATTTACTAAAGTAGATAAAGGATTTGCTGAATTGAGTTTAGACTATAAAGATGAATTAACTAGAATAGGAGGAATACTTCATGGTGCGATAATATTCGCTTCTATGGATTACGCTGGAAGTTACGCAGTAAAAAGCTTAGGAGTAAAGGACGCTTTTACTATTCAATTTAACATATTATTCATTAAGCAAATGAAAGATCCGCCATTTAAATTTATAGGAAAAGTAATAAAGCAAACTAAAAAATATGCATATGTAGATGTTGAAGGATATAGTAAAGACGAATTATCAGCTAAAGGATCTGGAGTATGGCATATAATTAATGACAGAGAGTAG
- a CDS encoding DmsC/YnfH family molybdoenzyme membrane anchor subunit: MEKESLGFIFDPNKCIICNACVNACNQAYGGLNWRELPIFQIDGTKVAVSIACNHCDNPECMNVCPANAIHKDDMGIVYINKDECIGCGYCTWACPYEEPKFNSEGIMTKCHFCRERILNKQGLPLCVEACPTGALAFGWLSKPNYGGEKFLAPFEITKPKLEIKNTKEGEIKANPLKIRKEERHTELLLFTILSEISLGYLAVKAPYYQIVSLLLLAIGLIPSIFHINRKERAVRVIANLKSSWLSREVLFGSLGLLSLLIELAIPQLYYLSIILISLSVISSIMIYMLKSTPSWYNADTPISFIGTIFIVGFPIGFFITHSLVYLIVPEILALLEIYSGLANKYNKDFRFINIAYIILLGASYIFPLLSIVSLILGVASEVMHREKFYKKITYYGIPNIN, from the coding sequence ATGGAAAAAGAGAGCCTAGGATTTATATTCGATCCTAACAAATGCATCATCTGTAACGCTTGCGTTAACGCTTGCAATCAAGCTTACGGAGGATTAAATTGGAGAGAACTTCCAATATTTCAGATTGACGGAACTAAAGTTGCAGTTTCTATTGCTTGTAACCATTGTGATAATCCAGAATGTATGAACGTATGTCCAGCTAATGCAATTCATAAAGATGATATGGGAATAGTTTACATTAATAAAGATGAATGCATAGGTTGTGGGTATTGTACATGGGCATGCCCATATGAAGAACCAAAATTTAATTCTGAAGGAATTATGACCAAATGCCACTTCTGTAGAGAAAGAATATTGAATAAACAAGGATTACCTCTATGCGTCGAAGCTTGTCCTACTGGTGCTCTAGCCTTTGGATGGCTAAGCAAACCTAATTACGGTGGTGAAAAATTCCTCGCTCCTTTTGAAATAACTAAACCAAAACTTGAAATTAAGAATACAAAAGAAGGTGAAATTAAGGCTAATCCTCTAAAGATCAGAAAAGAGGAAAGACATACAGAACTATTACTGTTTACAATATTATCAGAAATTTCCTTAGGTTACTTAGCAGTAAAAGCTCCTTATTATCAAATAGTTAGTTTATTACTCTTAGCTATTGGTTTAATTCCTTCTATATTTCACATAAACAGAAAAGAGAGAGCCGTTAGAGTCATCGCGAATCTAAAATCTTCCTGGCTAAGCAGAGAGGTGCTGTTTGGCTCTTTAGGCCTTCTATCTCTTTTAATTGAACTAGCTATTCCACAACTTTACTACCTAAGTATAATATTGATATCACTTTCAGTAATATCATCAATCATGATTTATATGCTTAAATCCACACCTTCATGGTATAATGCTGATACTCCAATCTCATTTATAGGAACAATATTCATTGTAGGTTTTCCAATAGGATTCTTCATAACTCATTCCTTAGTATATCTAATAGTCCCTGAAATCTTAGCTTTATTGGAAATATATTCAGGATTAGCTAATAAATATAATAAAGACTTTAGATTCATTAATATTGCTTACATTATACTGTTAGGAGCTTCTTACATTTTCCCATTATTGTCAATAGTTTCATTAATACTAGGCGTAGCATCTGAAGTTATGCATAGAGAGAAATTCTACAAAAAAATCACATATTACGGTATACCTAACATCAATTAA
- a CDS encoding xanthine dehydrogenase family protein molybdopterin-binding subunit, with product MYIEGKRAVNGEGEYISDLPDLPGTLYMAIYRSPIPHGIIRKVNFDEVKSHGGIGIGPNELSKIIVNPFPTTVDAPIKYYPFAKDKIRFVGEPIGIVLANDPYKAIDLLDYVEIDYQELPAVSNIDEALKGEVLVHEEVKSNIAMKRNMKFGNPRSADVIISEKFKFSRHSAMPLEPYGLLVRMNEEMEVWANIQGPMLQVYFLSRALNLPINNIKLYSPRDIGGSFGTKYSLYPYITLAAASSKLTGRPIRWTETRTEDFLASSAGGERRGTVEIMANKEGKISGISYTFYEDIGAYVRPPEPGALFRVQGNLNGAYNIPYIEANYVLVLTNKSPTGLNRGYGGPPFYFALETAIDKLADELGIDPLEIRLKNLIRLQDFKDGFYQTPSGGLYPEQDYEKVVSAIKDEYIYWKEESKKRKNLGVGIAVLVEPSGTNLGYVDLALENRKNPHSSSGDYATISVNPDGSISVFINGTNEGLGHETTIAEYISKELGIDESLIKVENRVDTTKPWNLASGSYSSRFAPIVMSAVVKGVNELKEKMTKLAKKYLETENVKFKNGVFYDENDERKNVSIKKLASAFHWNPNAFGDSESLTVTSYFYSPYLKPADGDKINSSLGYSIQAHLAVVEIDQTTEEIKIIKYVISHDAGKILNKKLAESQLYGGLMHGIALTLYEELKYENGIPQTLTFDSYETPTLSEALGMDVEFIHFETQSQYLPSGAYGLGEGPIMGAPASIANAVSRIIAKRITELPIR from the coding sequence ATGTACATAGAAGGCAAAAGAGCAGTAAATGGAGAAGGAGAATACATATCAGATTTACCAGACTTACCAGGAACACTTTACATGGCAATCTATAGGAGCCCTATTCCTCACGGAATAATAAGAAAAGTAAATTTCGATGAAGTAAAATCACACGGAGGAATAGGAATTGGACCAAATGAGCTTTCTAAAATAATTGTGAATCCATTTCCTACCACCGTGGACGCACCAATTAAATATTATCCATTTGCAAAAGATAAAATTAGGTTCGTAGGGGAACCTATAGGAATAGTCCTAGCTAATGATCCATATAAGGCTATAGATCTACTAGATTACGTTGAAATCGATTATCAGGAATTACCTGCAGTATCCAACATTGACGAAGCGTTGAAAGGAGAAGTACTAGTTCACGAAGAAGTAAAGTCTAACATAGCAATGAAAAGAAATATGAAATTTGGAAATCCTAGATCAGCTGACGTAATAATTTCAGAAAAATTCAAATTTTCAAGGCATTCTGCAATGCCACTAGAGCCTTATGGCCTTCTAGTTAGAATGAATGAAGAAATGGAAGTCTGGGCAAATATACAAGGACCAATGCTCCAGGTTTACTTTCTTTCTAGAGCGTTAAACTTACCTATTAATAATATAAAATTATATTCTCCAAGAGATATAGGAGGAAGCTTTGGAACTAAGTATTCACTTTATCCTTATATTACTTTAGCTGCAGCATCATCTAAACTTACTGGAAGACCAATAAGATGGACAGAAACTAGAACAGAAGATTTTCTAGCTAGTTCTGCAGGTGGAGAAAGGAGAGGAACAGTTGAAATAATGGCAAATAAAGAAGGAAAAATTTCTGGTATTTCATATACTTTCTACGAAGACATAGGGGCTTACGTTAGACCCCCGGAACCTGGAGCATTATTTAGAGTTCAAGGAAACTTAAACGGAGCATATAACATACCTTACATTGAAGCTAATTACGTATTAGTTCTAACAAATAAATCACCTACTGGGTTAAACAGAGGATATGGAGGACCACCATTTTATTTTGCTTTAGAAACTGCAATAGATAAGTTAGCAGATGAGCTAGGAATTGATCCCCTTGAGATCAGATTAAAGAATTTGATTAGACTCCAAGATTTTAAGGATGGATTTTACCAAACACCTTCTGGTGGATTATACCCTGAACAAGATTACGAAAAAGTAGTTTCAGCAATAAAAGACGAATACATCTATTGGAAAGAGGAAAGCAAAAAGAGAAAAAACCTAGGAGTAGGAATAGCTGTTCTAGTCGAACCAAGTGGAACTAACTTAGGTTACGTTGATCTAGCTTTAGAAAATAGGAAAAATCCCCATTCCTCCTCTGGAGATTACGCAACAATCTCAGTAAATCCTGACGGTTCAATCTCAGTTTTCATAAACGGAACTAATGAAGGACTTGGTCATGAAACTACAATAGCTGAATACATATCCAAAGAGTTAGGAATTGACGAATCATTAATAAAAGTTGAAAATAGAGTTGATACTACTAAGCCATGGAATTTAGCTAGCGGAAGTTACTCCAGTAGATTTGCTCCAATAGTTATGAGTGCAGTAGTAAAAGGCGTTAACGAATTAAAGGAAAAAATGACAAAGCTAGCTAAGAAATATCTAGAGACTGAAAACGTAAAATTCAAAAATGGAGTTTTTTATGATGAAAATGACGAAAGAAAAAACGTCAGCATAAAGAAACTAGCGTCAGCTTTTCATTGGAATCCTAACGCTTTCGGAGATAGTGAGTCATTAACAGTTACGTCGTATTTTTATTCTCCTTACTTAAAACCAGCTGATGGAGATAAAATAAATTCGTCCTTAGGTTATTCCATACAAGCTCACTTAGCGGTAGTAGAAATAGATCAGACTACGGAAGAGATAAAAATTATAAAATACGTTATCTCCCATGATGCTGGAAAAATCCTTAACAAGAAATTAGCTGAATCTCAACTTTATGGAGGTTTAATGCACGGAATAGCCTTAACTCTTTACGAAGAATTGAAGTATGAAAATGGAATTCCTCAAACGTTAACTTTTGATTCTTATGAAACTCCTACTCTTTCTGAAGCCTTAGGAATGGATGTTGAATTTATTCATTTTGAAACTCAATCTCAGTATTTACCTTCTGGGGCTTATGGATTAGGAGAAGGACCAATAATGGGAGCTCCAGCCTCGATAGCAAATGCCGTTTCTAGAATAATAGCTAAAAGAATTACTGAACTCCCTATAAGGTGA
- a CDS encoding FAD binding domain-containing protein gives MFSLGIPTKFKYVKVKDLDEAFDFLKDGAKPLAGGQSILPMLKLRISKFDYLMDINNLDLRYIKEEDGKLRIGALTTHNEVASIKTLSKVALTIADLQVRNRGTIGGSLANADPSANYYPALLVLDAKIKLSKAKGERILDISDFYESPYQTKIREDELITEIIIDKESLNDEFKFSIFKKGGSAYPNVIVAMKKFKNKDKVRIGIGAVFEKPIVLDLDYDNPEKMANQALSLISLKPLDDVHTRGEMKLKIIKNFIKNMLENNTSDIIEIFERKEKKDSNINPVAFKADEKILAKIKVNGNEIENIVEPRTLLLDFLRANGFKEVKRGCDEGKCGACTVLLNGKAIKSCLTLAVQAIGNDVRTIKGIKADEIKNAFIENFAMQCGYCTHGFLMATYDYLKNTDPKARDETLKYSIKNICRCTGYVNIIKAIKQASSSLLDEN, from the coding sequence TTGTTCTCATTAGGAATACCCACAAAATTCAAGTACGTTAAAGTAAAAGATCTAGATGAAGCTTTTGACTTTTTAAAAGATGGTGCTAAACCATTAGCTGGAGGACAAAGTATTCTTCCAATGTTAAAACTAAGAATATCGAAATTTGATTATTTAATGGATATTAATAATTTAGATTTGAGATATATAAAAGAAGAAGACGGAAAATTAAGAATAGGAGCGCTAACCACTCACAACGAAGTAGCTTCAATAAAAACACTGTCAAAAGTTGCTCTAACTATAGCTGACTTGCAAGTGAGGAATAGAGGAACAATAGGTGGATCATTAGCTAATGCAGACCCTTCAGCTAATTATTACCCGGCACTTTTAGTTCTAGATGCCAAGATTAAACTAAGTAAAGCTAAAGGAGAAAGAATACTAGATATTTCAGACTTCTACGAATCTCCTTATCAAACTAAAATAAGAGAAGACGAATTGATCACTGAAATAATCATAGATAAGGAGAGCCTTAACGATGAGTTCAAATTTAGTATATTTAAAAAAGGAGGATCTGCCTATCCAAACGTAATAGTAGCAATGAAGAAATTCAAGAATAAAGATAAGGTTAGAATAGGAATAGGAGCAGTTTTTGAGAAACCGATAGTTTTAGACCTGGATTATGATAATCCTGAAAAAATGGCAAATCAAGCACTTTCTTTAATTTCGTTAAAACCTCTAGATGATGTGCATACTAGAGGAGAAATGAAACTAAAGATAATTAAAAATTTCATAAAAAATATGTTAGAAAATAATACTAGCGATATAATAGAAATATTTGAAAGAAAGGAGAAAAAAGATTCAAATATAAATCCAGTAGCCTTTAAAGCAGATGAAAAAATCTTAGCAAAAATTAAGGTAAATGGCAATGAAATTGAGAATATAGTTGAACCTAGAACACTCCTTTTAGACTTTCTAAGAGCTAATGGATTTAAAGAAGTGAAAAGAGGATGCGATGAAGGAAAATGTGGTGCTTGCACAGTCTTACTTAACGGAAAGGCAATAAAATCTTGTTTAACCTTAGCAGTCCAAGCTATAGGTAATGACGTTAGAACTATTAAAGGAATTAAAGCTGATGAAATAAAAAACGCATTTATAGAAAATTTTGCAATGCAATGTGGATATTGTACACATGGATTTTTAATGGCTACGTATGATTATTTAAAGAACACTGATCCAAAAGCTAGAGATGAAACATTAAAGTACTCAATAAAAAATATCTGTAGATGTACAGGTTATGTTAATATAATAAAAGCTATAAAACAAGCTTCCTCATCTTTATTAGATGAAAATTAA
- a CDS encoding ABC transporter ATP-binding protein, with amino-acid sequence MIELQNLYKKYGSKVVINGITEKIETGEFFVILGPSGAGKTTLLRILAGIEKLDNGKIIVDGKDVTNLPPEKRNVAMVFQNYALYPNMTVYDNIAFPLKMRHMKKDEIEKRIDRIATLLKIKDILHSPVTKISGGQQQRVAIARAIVRDPSFYLLDEPLSNLDARVRFTARGELKRIQKELNGTFIYVTHDQKEAMSLADRIAVLHEGIFEQVGKPEELYEYPKTKWIGEFIGDFPMNFLPGSIINEDGIEIGFRPEWTLLGGEFKGIVESIESVGENIYLFCKVKDSSVVIFSKQRYDVGDEVSFSITKYRKFKDGILIKDDKK; translated from the coding sequence ATGATAGAACTTCAAAATTTATATAAAAAATATGGTAGTAAAGTAGTTATAAATGGAATAACAGAAAAAATAGAAACTGGAGAATTTTTCGTAATATTAGGACCTAGCGGAGCAGGAAAAACTACTTTACTGAGAATTTTAGCTGGAATAGAGAAACTTGATAATGGAAAGATAATAGTTGACGGAAAAGATGTAACCAATTTACCTCCAGAGAAAAGAAATGTTGCTATGGTTTTTCAAAACTATGCATTATATCCAAATATGACAGTTTATGATAATATAGCGTTTCCTTTAAAAATGAGACATATGAAAAAGGATGAAATAGAAAAAAGAATAGATAGAATAGCAACTTTACTAAAAATTAAAGATATACTTCATAGTCCAGTTACAAAAATAAGCGGAGGACAACAGCAAAGAGTAGCTATAGCAAGAGCAATAGTTAGGGATCCATCTTTCTATCTACTGGACGAACCTTTATCTAATTTGGATGCAAGAGTTAGATTTACTGCAAGAGGAGAACTTAAGAGAATTCAAAAAGAGCTAAATGGAACATTTATTTATGTTACTCATGATCAAAAAGAAGCAATGAGCTTAGCAGATAGGATTGCAGTGTTGCATGAAGGGATTTTTGAACAAGTAGGAAAACCAGAGGAATTATATGAATATCCAAAAACAAAATGGATTGGAGAATTTATAGGAGATTTTCCGATGAACTTTTTGCCTGGAAGTATAATCAATGAAGATGGAATTGAAATAGGATTCAGACCCGAATGGACATTATTAGGAGGAGAGTTTAAAGGAATAGTAGAATCAATAGAATCAGTAGGAGAAAACATTTATCTATTCTGCAAAGTAAAAGATAGTTCAGTGGTTATATTTTCTAAACAGAGATACGATGTAGGCGATGAGGTTAGCTTTTCAATAACTAAATATAGAAAATTTAAAGATGGAATATTAATTAAAGATGATAAAAAGTAA
- a CDS encoding carbohydrate ABC transporter permease, with amino-acid sequence MSKLIYIAAGIFTIYFLLPLYILLMIAFSPAKYTIESVYPPLYFKGFTLSNLIYAFTQYDFISPFFKSLAVATLVGIVALIIGIPAGYGLSRLPGKVAYPVLILLLITNMVPGIVVAIPISAEFIKLGLYDSIPGLAFVQELITLPLAVFILQGTFSTVSRDIEYQAKIDGASTWSFLKNILLPIASPGIAAAFLISWMFSWDEFTYAVILSPIHPTLPIEIYINITRGNELAAVAFSLVFTIPVIILTIALQKYLKGEYLTGGLKS; translated from the coding sequence ATGAGTAAATTAATATACATAGCTGCAGGTATTTTTACTATTTATTTTTTACTTCCTCTGTATATACTATTAATGATAGCCTTTAGTCCTGCTAAGTATACTATAGAATCAGTATACCCTCCATTATATTTTAAAGGCTTTACGTTGAGTAATCTAATCTATGCTTTTACTCAATATGATTTCATTAGTCCATTCTTTAAGAGTTTGGCTGTAGCTACATTAGTCGGAATAGTAGCCTTAATAATAGGAATTCCAGCTGGTTATGGTTTGAGCAGATTACCGGGAAAAGTAGCTTATCCAGTATTGATTCTCTTATTAATTACTAACATGGTGCCTGGAATTGTGGTTGCTATTCCAATAAGTGCTGAATTCATAAAATTAGGTTTATACGATTCTATACCAGGTTTGGCTTTTGTTCAAGAATTGATAACTTTGCCTTTAGCAGTTTTCATACTACAAGGAACTTTTTCTACCGTATCTAGGGATATAGAATATCAAGCTAAGATAGATGGTGCATCTACCTGGTCATTCTTGAAAAATATTTTGTTACCTATAGCTTCTCCCGGAATTGCAGCTGCGTTTTTAATATCATGGATGTTCTCATGGGACGAGTTCACATACGCAGTTATATTATCTCCAATACATCCTACTTTGCCAATAGAGATTTACATAAACATTACGAGAGGAAATGAATTAGCTGCAGTAGCTTTCTCTTTAGTATTCACTATTCCTGTAATTATTTTAACTATTGCATTACAAAAATATTTAAAGGGTGAATATTTAACTGGAGGGTTAAAATCATGA
- a CDS encoding carbohydrate ABC transporter permease, whose amino-acid sequence MKPSLKYFLFTLPAIFYVGFFAFYPSFDAIYLSFLNSQGKFTLDNYKELFYFNIYGTIENTIIVTVGALLIQLFLALGIASILTREFRGKKAFSTISIIPLGVATVVSAIAFSFIFQTVGGYANSFLHIFGLKGVNWYSNTLISLFVVMISDSWKNTPLVTLIILSGMLSIPKDLYYAASLDGAGPIRRFVHITLPNLKKFIAIALIIRGVSEFNIFALPLILIGYHPALLTTLAYELYSTTTIYLSSAAAVILLAFIAVLIVINIKLGGGRK is encoded by the coding sequence TTGAAACCAAGTTTAAAGTATTTTCTTTTTACTTTACCTGCTATTTTTTATGTAGGATTTTTTGCTTTTTATCCATCTTTTGATGCTATTTATTTGAGCTTTCTAAATTCACAAGGTAAATTCACTCTTGATAATTATAAAGAGTTATTTTATTTTAATATCTATGGTACAATAGAAAATACTATAATTGTAACTGTTGGTGCACTATTAATTCAGCTATTTTTAGCTTTAGGAATTGCTTCTATATTAACTAGGGAATTTAGAGGAAAGAAAGCGTTTTCTACTATATCTATTATTCCACTCGGCGTAGCTACTGTAGTTTCTGCTATAGCTTTTTCTTTTATATTTCAAACTGTTGGAGGATACGCAAATAGTTTTTTGCATATATTTGGTCTAAAAGGAGTGAATTGGTATTCTAATACTCTTATTTCTCTTTTTGTTGTAATGATTTCAGATAGTTGGAAAAATACTCCTTTAGTTACTTTAATAATTCTTTCTGGTATGCTCTCAATTCCTAAGGACTTATATTACGCTGCATCGTTAGATGGAGCAGGGCCTATAAGAAGATTTGTGCATATTACTTTGCCTAATTTAAAGAAATTCATAGCAATAGCATTAATAATAAGGGGTGTTAGTGAATTCAATATTTTTGCATTACCATTAATTTTGATAGGATATCATCCTGCATTATTAACTACTCTAGCTTATGAATTATATTCTACAACTACAATTTACTTATCCTCTGCTGCTGCTGTAATATTATTGGCTTTTATAGCAGTATTAATTGTAATTAATATAAAATTAGGAGGTGGTAGGAAATGA
- a CDS encoding ABC transporter substrate-binding protein — protein sequence MNRNKLIKGIGKGIAILIVVIIIAAAAGGGYYYYTISHPSKKVVTITYYDDLAPSEAKAFDDVIIPEFEAAHPNIKVSLVVESADDIVTSIESLEKAGDVGSTVIAEDNMVIGELLYAGDIMNLTPYSVNISIPSMIPSMTNLMHYEQQVYHGIYFIPFRGNIPLVWYNTSTFKALNLSLPQNWNQLMSDAKIIYEKTGVKPIMFQGHGGASTSTELYQWMVQAGGNPFVFNDSGDIEAFTYLDELSAYFAPNYIHGYWGSYKGLVSNEYYILDYQWPYIYATMESEGLNVTDVGFYPGPSGPVNNDHLVGGDVLAIPKGATHLSDLLLFVRFLLSTQVQRDIITILGEPAVNANAYNNLPSNISALFKAELEAFQNAFFREPVPWISEWNTIADKVFVQIVEDHAPTSEIPSILSSANAEMYSYLATTYNSTVAHEYEEGVFAPLYG from the coding sequence ATGAATCGAAATAAATTAATAAAAGGAATAGGCAAAGGAATAGCTATATTAATAGTGGTAATAATAATAGCAGCTGCTGCAGGTGGAGGATACTATTATTATACTATTTCACATCCTAGCAAAAAGGTAGTTACTATAACTTATTACGATGATTTAGCTCCTTCGGAAGCTAAGGCATTTGATGATGTAATAATTCCTGAATTTGAGGCTGCACATCCAAATATCAAGGTTAGCTTAGTTGTTGAAAGTGCGGATGATATTGTAACTAGTATAGAATCATTAGAAAAAGCTGGAGATGTTGGATCAACAGTAATAGCAGAGGATAATATGGTTATAGGGGAATTGCTTTATGCAGGAGATATAATGAATTTAACTCCATATTCAGTTAATATATCAATTCCTAGTATGATTCCTTCTATGACTAATTTAATGCATTATGAGCAACAAGTATACCATGGAATATACTTTATTCCATTTAGGGGAAATATACCATTAGTATGGTACAATACAAGTACGTTTAAGGCTCTTAATTTATCATTGCCTCAAAACTGGAATCAGCTAATGTCTGATGCAAAGATAATTTATGAAAAAACTGGAGTTAAACCCATAATGTTTCAAGGACATGGTGGCGCAAGTACTTCAACTGAATTATATCAATGGATGGTTCAAGCTGGAGGAAACCCATTCGTTTTCAATGATAGTGGAGATATAGAAGCATTTACTTATTTAGATGAATTATCTGCCTATTTTGCACCAAACTATATTCATGGATATTGGGGTAGTTATAAGGGATTAGTTAGTAATGAGTATTACATCTTAGACTATCAATGGCCTTACATATATGCTACAATGGAAAGCGAAGGGTTAAACGTTACTGATGTTGGTTTCTATCCCGGACCTTCTGGACCAGTAAATAATGATCATTTAGTAGGAGGAGACGTATTAGCCATTCCTAAGGGTGCTACTCATCTATCAGATTTATTACTATTCGTAAGGTTCTTATTATCAACTCAAGTACAGAGAGACATTATAACTATATTGGGAGAACCAGCAGTGAATGCTAATGCATATAACAATTTACCATCTAACATAAGTGCACTATTTAAAGCTGAACTAGAAGCATTCCAAAATGCATTCTTTAGAGAACCTGTTCCGTGGATATCAGAATGGAACACTATAGCTGATAAGGTATTTGTCCAGATAGTAGAAGATCATGCTCCAACATCTGAAATTCCATCAATATTAAGTAGTGCAAATGCTGAAATGTATAGTTATTTAGCTACTACATATAATTCTACAGTAGCTCATGAGTATGAAGAAGGAGTATTTGCACCATTGTATGGGTGA